CCGTCTCCGGCTCGGGGGCATCCTCGACCAGGTGCACCCCGCCGCGCCGGAGCTCGAGGACGCGGACCAGCTCGTCCGGCACGATCCGAACCACCACCGCCCGGAGCCTCGGAGCGCCGTCGGGATAGCCGGGGTTCGGCGCGAGCACGAGCCGGTCGCCCCGCTCGGCCGAGACGAGCTGGAAGGGTCCCGCCCCGGTCGTCACGTCGCCCGCCTCCCGCGCCCGCGCCGCGGGCAGGATGCCGAGCCCGGTCGCGTCGAGCAATGGCGCGAAGGGTTCCGTGAGGCGCATCACGACGGTGGTCGGGTCCGGCGCCTCGATCGCGGACAGCGTGGCGAGTGCTGCACGCTTTGGCGACGCGAGTGCGGGGTCTCGCACCGCGTCGTACGTCGCCTTGACGTCGGCGGCCGTGACCGCCGTGCCATCCGGAAAGCGGAAATCCGGCCGCAACCGGAAGACGAAGCTCCGCGAATCGGCCATCTCCCAGGTGCGTGCGAGCTCGGGAATCCGCCGGCCGGCGGCGTCGGCCCGCGTCAGGCCCGCATAGAGGAGGTCGGCGAGCCGCGCGCCGTTGGCATCGGTCTGGAAGCGGGGATCGAGGCTGTCGGGATCGCTGTCGAAGGCGACCACCAGGGTCCCGGGCGGGGGCAGCGCCTCGCCGCAGCCGTCGGCGAGGCTGCCGAGCACCGCCAGAGCGAGGCAAAAAGCCCGTCCAGGTTTGACTCTGCGCGAAGCGCTTTGGTAGCATGCGCCCAGCTGGCTGTCGCGTGCACGGCAGCAGCGGAGGGGCCGGTGGAGGCCAATGCGCGTCGGGACTGGTTTTCTAGTTGTTTTGTTATTCAGCACGTTGCCGGCCGGCGCCGTCCGCGCGGACCAGACGCCGGCCCACGCTGACCCCTTTCCGCGTCCGGCGGGACTCGAGCCGCAGGTTCGCTTCTGGCGCGCCATCTTCGCCGAGACCTCGATTCACCAGGTCGTTCTGCACGACGCGCTCCATCTCGACAAGGTCTACAAGGTCCTCGACTTCCGCCCCGAGCTCGAAGACGGCGTGAGCCTGGCCGAGGTCGACCGGCTGCAGCGCATCGAGACCGACCTCGAGCTCGAGCGCATCCGCGCCACGCTACTCCGGCTGCACGCGCTCGGCCCGAACGCCGAAGGCCTCACGGCGGAGGAGCGCGCGATCCACGACCTGTTCGCCGACGACCCGGCGCCCGACCGCTTCCTCGCGGCGGCCGACGAGAAACGGCTGCGCGGCCAGCGCGGGCTGCGCGAGCGCTTCGGCGATGGCCTCCGCGTCTCGCGGCGCTACCTGCCCGAGATGGAGCGCATCTTCCGCGAGGAGGGGCTGCCGGTCGAGCTGACCCGGCTGCCGCTGGTCGAGTCGTGCTTCAACCTGCACGCCTACTCGAAGGTGGGCGCGGCCGGCATCTGGCAGTTCATGCCCGCCACCGGCCGGCGCTTCCTGCGCGTCGACAACCTGGTCGACGAGCGTCGCGACCCGATCTTCTCGACTCGCGCTGCGGCCCGCTTCCTCGCCGAGATGCACGGGTCGCTCGGCGCGTGGCCGCTGGCGATCACGGCCTACAACCACGGCCCCGAGGGCCTGGCCCGGGCCGTCGACCAGCTCGGGACCACCGACATCGCCACCATCGTCCGTAACTACCATGGCAACGCCTTCGGCTTCGCGTCGCGGAACTTCTATGCCGAGTTCCTGGCGGCGCTCGACGTCGAGCGGAACTACCGGGAGTACTTCGGCAACCTGCCCGTCGAGCCGGCGCCACGGACGCACGAGCGCCGGCTGG
The sequence above is a segment of the Deltaproteobacteria bacterium genome. Coding sequences within it:
- a CDS encoding LysM peptidoglycan-binding domain-containing protein; translated protein: MRVGTGFLVVLLFSTLPAGAVRADQTPAHADPFPRPAGLEPQVRFWRAIFAETSIHQVVLHDALHLDKVYKVLDFRPELEDGVSLAEVDRLQRIETDLELERIRATLLRLHALGPNAEGLTAEERAIHDLFADDPAPDRFLAAADEKRLRGQRGLRERFGDGLRVSRRYLPEMERIFREEGLPVELTRLPLVESCFNLHAYSKVGAAGIWQFMPATGRRFLRVDNLVDERRDPIFSTRAAARFLAEMHGSLGAWPLAITAYNHGPEGLARAVDQLGTTDIATIVRNYHGNAFGFASRNFYAEFLAALDVERNYREYFGNLPVEPAPRTHERRLDRAIGIQQAAHMAHADREQLASLNPSLSSLVVAGRRPIPRGVRLRLPESGAAGFETRLAEAPAEERIERKVTPAVAHRTVRSARVRPAVLTYRVQRGQTLSHIAKRYRVSVASLRVTNGLDKAGRLRPGQTLRIPRSVRHSAA